One genomic window of Tenacibaculum tangerinum includes the following:
- a CDS encoding O-acetylhomoserine aminocarboxypropyltransferase/cysteine synthase family protein: MSTQKFATNALHAGHDVTQNGGARAVPIYQTSSYVFNNSEHAANLFSLKELGFIYTRLNNPTNQILQDRLAALEGGIGAVVFASGTAAISTGLLTLLKAGDHIVASSSLYGGTYNLLSVTLPRLGITTTFVDASDPDNFAEAVQENTRAFFVESLGNPKLDVLDLKAISTHAKKAEVPFIVDNTVATPALLNPIEHGANIVIHSLTKYIGGQGNSLGGAIIDAGTFNWANGKFPEFTEPSAGYHGLVYHEALGAASYTFKLILEGLRDFGGALSPTNAFNIIQGLETLEVRIQKHSKNALELAKWLQEQEEVAWVNYPGLEGNNYKALADTYLPKGQSGLVTFGVKGGYEAAKTIADTTQLFSLLANIGDTKSLIIHPASTTHQQLSDEAQESTGVTKDLIRLSVGLENVEDLKTDLQKAFAKISKEVLA; this comes from the coding sequence ATGAGTACACAAAAATTCGCAACCAATGCGTTGCACGCAGGTCATGATGTAACCCAAAATGGAGGAGCAAGAGCGGTTCCTATTTACCAAACATCATCGTATGTTTTTAACAATTCAGAGCATGCAGCAAATCTGTTTTCGTTAAAAGAATTAGGATTTATTTACACCCGTCTAAACAATCCGACCAATCAAATTTTACAAGATCGTTTAGCTGCTTTAGAAGGAGGCATCGGTGCGGTGGTTTTTGCTTCGGGGACGGCAGCAATTTCAACAGGCTTATTAACTCTTTTAAAAGCAGGAGATCATATTGTAGCATCAAGTAGTTTGTATGGAGGAACCTACAATTTGTTAAGCGTTACCTTACCAAGGTTAGGAATAACCACCACCTTTGTTGATGCTTCTGACCCTGATAATTTTGCCGAGGCAGTACAAGAGAATACCAGAGCCTTTTTTGTAGAATCTTTAGGGAATCCGAAGTTAGACGTATTAGATTTAAAAGCCATATCTACACATGCTAAAAAAGCAGAAGTGCCTTTTATTGTAGATAATACAGTAGCCACACCTGCCTTATTAAATCCGATTGAACACGGAGCGAATATTGTAATTCACTCCTTAACAAAATACATTGGCGGACAAGGAAATTCGCTAGGAGGAGCCATTATTGATGCAGGAACCTTTAATTGGGCAAACGGTAAGTTTCCTGAGTTTACCGAACCTTCAGCAGGATATCACGGATTGGTGTACCACGAAGCATTAGGAGCAGCCTCGTATACATTTAAACTGATTTTAGAAGGATTGCGTGATTTTGGTGGCGCATTAAGTCCAACCAATGCCTTTAACATTATTCAAGGGTTAGAAACCCTGGAAGTAAGAATTCAAAAACATAGTAAAAATGCGTTGGAATTGGCTAAGTGGTTGCAAGAACAAGAAGAAGTAGCTTGGGTAAACTATCCTGGTTTAGAAGGAAACAACTACAAAGCGTTAGCCGATACCTACCTGCCTAAGGGTCAAAGTGGCTTGGTAACCTTTGGGGTAAAAGGTGGTTATGAAGCCGCTAAAACCATTGCCGATACTACCCAACTTTTTTCATTATTAGCGAATATTGGAGATACCAAATCGTTAATTATTCATCCAGCAAGTACGACACACCAACAATTGAGTGATGAAGCACAAGAAAGTACAGGAGTTACGAAAGATTTAATTCGTTTATCGGTTGGCTTAGAAAATGTAGAGGATTTAAAAACCGATTTACAAAAAGCATTTGCTAAAATTTCTAAAGAAGTATTGGCGTAA
- the gcvT gene encoding glycine cleavage system aminomethyltransferase GcvT codes for MKNTALSHIHEALGAKMVPFAGYNMPVQYEGVNTEHETVRNGVGVFDVSHMGEFFLKGENALALIQKISSNDASKLVPGKAQYSCMPNADGGIVDDLIIYMIAENEYMLVVNASNIEKDWNWISQHNDLGVTMENRSENWSLLAIQGPKAAEAMQSLTSVDLSNIKFYTFEITDFAGIPNVVVSATGYTGSGGFEVYVKNEDVEQLWNKVFEAGAPWGIKPIGLAARDTLRLEMGYCLYGNDIDDTTSPIEAGLGWITKFTKDFVNAEALKKQKEEGVSRKLVAFELTERGVPRHDYEIVDADGNQIGRVTSGTMSPSLGKGIGLGYVTIENSKVGSTIFIQVRKKQLPAKVVKLPFYKG; via the coding sequence ATGAAAAATACAGCTTTATCGCATATACACGAGGCTTTGGGGGCAAAAATGGTTCCTTTTGCAGGCTATAATATGCCTGTACAATATGAGGGGGTAAACACCGAACACGAAACCGTAAGAAATGGTGTGGGCGTTTTTGATGTAAGTCACATGGGAGAATTCTTTTTAAAAGGGGAAAATGCCTTGGCTTTGATTCAGAAAATTTCCTCTAACGATGCCTCTAAATTGGTTCCTGGAAAAGCGCAATATAGCTGTATGCCCAATGCAGATGGCGGAATTGTAGATGATTTAATTATTTACATGATTGCTGAAAATGAGTATATGTTAGTGGTAAATGCTTCTAATATTGAAAAAGATTGGAATTGGATTTCTCAGCACAACGATTTAGGTGTTACCATGGAAAATCGTTCTGAAAACTGGTCGCTATTAGCCATTCAAGGTCCGAAAGCTGCCGAAGCCATGCAATCGTTAACTTCGGTAGATTTATCGAATATTAAATTTTATACGTTTGAGATTACTGATTTTGCTGGAATTCCGAATGTAGTAGTTTCTGCTACTGGATATACTGGTTCTGGCGGATTTGAGGTGTATGTAAAGAATGAAGATGTTGAGCAACTTTGGAACAAGGTTTTTGAAGCGGGTGCCCCTTGGGGAATTAAACCTATCGGATTGGCTGCTCGTGATACTTTACGCTTAGAAATGGGCTATTGTTTATATGGTAACGATATTGACGATACCACCTCTCCTATAGAAGCTGGTTTAGGGTGGATTACCAAGTTTACCAAAGATTTTGTAAATGCTGAAGCTTTAAAGAAGCAAAAAGAAGAAGGAGTTAGCCGTAAACTGGTTGCTTTTGAGCTAACAGAGCGTGGTGTACCTCGCCATGATTATGAAATTGTTGATGCAGATGGAAATCAAATTGGACGTGTTACCTCTGGTACCATGAGTCCGTCGTTAGGAAAAGGAATAGGATTGGGATATGTTACTATTGAAAACTCAAAAGTTGGTAGTACTATTTTTATCCAAGTTCGTAAAAAACAACTTCCTGCAAAGGTAGTGAAGCTACCTTTTTATAAAGGATAA
- the thrA gene encoding bifunctional aspartate kinase/homoserine dehydrogenase I, with protein MKSDLHHIHILSYTTISGTQFDTIPLSYQVFGKALGTAPVVLINHALTGNSNVAGNEGWWQDVIGKNKVIDTNEYTILCFNIPGNGYDNFLIDDYKNLVARDIANIFLQGLQQLQIEKLFALIGGSLGGGIAWEMAVLNPKITAHLIPIATDWKSTDWLIANCQIQEQFLTNSSNPVHDARMHAMLCYRTPESFKKRFQRSKNEKSQLFNVESWLLHHGKKLQERYQLASYKLMNQLLKTIDVTKGRARLDVLETIEADIHIVGVDSDLFFTAEENRATYKQLAFAHANVTYNEINSDHGHDAFLIEYPQLEKIIEPIFNQKSTKKRMKILKFGGKSLSNEGIHHVISIIEQKINEGEHIAVVVSARGNATDELEDILQRASKNETFKEQLETFRFEQTKLTPFVDFTTEFNTLKKLFEGVRLLGDYNQKIKDEVLAQGELLSIKTVTDLLQQKGINANATDARLLLKTDESAGNGQSIVEVSKENVLNYFKQHNGTTVNVVAGFIASNLKNETTTLGRNGSNYTASLLANYLDAEELQNYTHVDGIFTANPDLVADAKKIEQLSFSEANELANFGATILHAKTIIPLLEKNINLRILNTFNPSDKGTLITAKSTSKGIKSLSVLDKVALINFEGRGLLGKVGVDARIFKALSNHGISVSIISQGSSERGIGLVVDKSNATAAVKALEQEFENDLQTKDVNQISIQEEVAVISIIGQDLSEFHHPYNALIKNQIVPLLFNNTITGKNVSLVVKKEQLNKALNVIHGQVFGVAKKINIAVFGKGLVGGTLIAQIIENTKSILERRKIQLNIFAIANSKKVLLAKNGVGANWSEELEKVPEEKHIVNRVIDYAKEHHLENVIAVDNTASADFIENYIPLVNAGFDLVSSNKIANTVSYDFYKKLRKTLDKNKKSYLYETNVGAGLPLIDTIKLLHDSGENITRIRGVFSGSLSYLFNKFSAEDVPFSTVLQEAIDKGFTEPDPREDLCGNDVARKLLILARELDLENEFEDIQIENLIPEAFREISSKEFLANLEKLNATFQQQKEAQEENHVLRYIGDLHGDLQQSKGELDVKLVSVPINSPLGSLKGSDAIFEIYTESYGEQPIVIQGAGAGQKVTARGVFGDILRLAKNSS; from the coding sequence ATGAAAAGTGATCTACACCACATACACATTCTTAGTTATACCACCATAAGCGGTACACAATTCGATACCATTCCGTTAAGCTATCAAGTTTTCGGAAAAGCATTGGGTACCGCTCCTGTGGTGCTAATAAACCATGCACTCACTGGAAATAGTAATGTTGCAGGAAATGAGGGGTGGTGGCAAGATGTAATAGGGAAAAATAAGGTTATAGACACGAATGAATACACCATTTTGTGCTTTAACATACCAGGAAATGGGTATGACAATTTTTTAATTGATGATTATAAAAATTTGGTAGCACGTGATATTGCCAACATCTTTTTACAAGGATTACAACAGTTACAAATTGAAAAGCTATTTGCCTTAATTGGTGGGTCTTTAGGAGGAGGAATTGCTTGGGAAATGGCGGTATTGAATCCGAAGATTACAGCGCACTTAATACCCATTGCGACCGACTGGAAATCGACTGATTGGTTAATAGCCAATTGCCAAATACAAGAGCAATTTTTAACCAATTCTAGCAATCCTGTACACGATGCCCGTATGCATGCCATGCTGTGTTATCGAACGCCAGAGTCGTTTAAAAAACGTTTTCAACGCTCTAAGAATGAAAAATCTCAGCTTTTTAATGTAGAAAGTTGGTTGTTACATCACGGAAAAAAGCTACAAGAACGCTATCAATTGGCTTCTTACAAATTAATGAATCAGTTATTAAAAACAATTGATGTGACCAAAGGAAGAGCAAGATTGGATGTGTTAGAAACCATTGAAGCAGATATTCATATTGTTGGGGTAGATTCTGATTTGTTTTTTACTGCGGAAGAAAACAGAGCAACCTACAAACAACTGGCATTTGCCCATGCTAATGTTACCTATAACGAAATCAACTCTGACCATGGACATGATGCGTTCTTAATAGAGTACCCGCAATTAGAAAAAATTATTGAACCGATATTCAATCAAAAATCAACAAAAAAGAGGATGAAAATTTTAAAGTTTGGCGGAAAATCATTGTCGAATGAAGGGATACATCATGTAATAAGCATTATAGAGCAAAAAATTAACGAAGGAGAGCATATAGCCGTAGTTGTTTCAGCAAGAGGCAACGCTACCGATGAGTTGGAAGATATTTTACAAAGAGCATCTAAGAATGAGACGTTTAAAGAACAATTGGAAACATTTCGATTCGAGCAAACAAAATTAACTCCGTTCGTAGATTTCACGACTGAATTTAACACCTTAAAAAAGTTGTTTGAAGGAGTTCGTTTGTTAGGAGATTATAATCAAAAAATAAAGGATGAAGTACTTGCTCAAGGGGAGTTACTGTCCATAAAAACAGTTACCGACTTATTACAACAAAAAGGAATCAATGCGAATGCTACCGATGCCAGGCTTTTGCTTAAAACGGATGAGAGTGCAGGAAACGGACAATCAATCGTTGAGGTATCTAAAGAAAACGTGCTGAATTACTTTAAGCAACACAACGGAACAACGGTGAATGTAGTGGCAGGATTTATAGCCTCGAATCTAAAAAATGAAACCACTACCTTAGGAAGAAACGGAAGCAATTATACAGCTTCTTTATTGGCAAACTATTTAGATGCCGAAGAGTTACAAAACTACACGCATGTCGATGGTATTTTCACTGCTAATCCTGATTTAGTTGCTGATGCCAAAAAAATTGAACAATTATCATTCTCTGAAGCCAATGAGTTGGCAAACTTCGGAGCCACTATTTTACATGCCAAAACCATCATTCCGTTACTAGAGAAGAACATCAATCTACGAATTTTAAACACCTTCAATCCCAGTGATAAAGGAACGTTAATTACCGCAAAATCAACCTCGAAAGGAATTAAGTCTTTATCGGTATTAGACAAGGTTGCTTTAATCAATTTTGAAGGAAGAGGGCTGTTAGGAAAAGTAGGGGTAGATGCCCGTATTTTTAAAGCGTTGAGTAATCACGGAATTAGTGTAAGTATCATTTCACAAGGTTCTTCTGAAAGAGGTATTGGTTTAGTAGTCGATAAAAGTAATGCAACAGCGGCCGTAAAAGCCTTAGAACAGGAGTTCGAGAATGATTTACAAACAAAGGATGTAAACCAGATTTCCATACAAGAAGAGGTAGCAGTAATATCAATTATTGGGCAAGATTTAAGTGAATTTCATCACCCATACAACGCATTGATTAAAAACCAAATAGTACCGTTGCTATTTAACAATACAATTACAGGTAAAAATGTAAGTTTGGTGGTTAAAAAAGAGCAACTCAACAAGGCGTTGAATGTAATTCACGGTCAAGTATTCGGAGTTGCTAAAAAGATAAATATTGCTGTTTTTGGAAAAGGTTTGGTAGGGGGCACCTTGATAGCACAGATTATAGAAAACACGAAATCAATTTTAGAAAGGCGGAAAATTCAACTGAATATTTTTGCGATTGCCAACTCTAAAAAAGTATTGTTAGCTAAAAACGGAGTCGGTGCAAATTGGTCAGAAGAATTGGAGAAAGTACCAGAAGAGAAACACATAGTCAACCGTGTAATCGACTATGCAAAAGAACATCATTTAGAAAATGTAATAGCGGTAGACAATACAGCCAGTGCAGATTTTATAGAAAATTATATTCCGTTAGTCAATGCTGGGTTCGATTTGGTTTCGTCTAATAAAATAGCGAATACCGTTTCGTATGATTTTTATAAAAAATTACGAAAAACCCTAGATAAAAATAAAAAGAGCTACTTGTACGAAACCAATGTAGGGGCAGGGTTGCCCTTGATCGATACCATTAAATTATTACACGATTCAGGAGAGAACATTACAAGAATACGGGGGGTATTCTCAGGGTCATTAAGTTATTTGTTCAATAAATTTTCTGCGGAAGACGTGCCGTTTTCAACGGTGTTGCAAGAGGCTATTGACAAAGGGTTTACAGAACCAGACCCACGTGAGGATTTATGTGGAAATGATGTAGCTAGAAAACTGTTGATTTTAGCTCGTGAGCTCGATTTAGAAAATGAGTTTGAAGATATTCAAATAGAAAACCTAATTCCAGAAGCATTTAGAGAGATTTCTTCAAAAGAGTTTTTAGCAAATCTAGAAAAGTTAAATGCAACATTTCAGCAACAAAAAGAGGCACAGGAAGAAAATCACGTATTGCGATACATTGGTGATTTGCATGGAGACTTGCAGCAATCGAAAGGAGAATTGGATGTAAAACTCGTTTCAGTACCCATAAACTCTCCTTTAGGAAGTTTAAAAGGCTCGGATGCTATTTTTGAGATTTATACAGAATCGTACGGAGAACAACCGATTGTTATTCAAGGAGCAGGAGCAGGGCAAAAAGTAACTGCTAGAGGTGTTTTTGGAGATATTTTACGATTAGCGAAGAATAGTAGTTAA
- a CDS encoding protein adenylyltransferase SelO yields MNFNIENTFTNELPADPIQENTRRQVAQACFSYVTPQKTSHPKIIHVSDTMLKELGLSEADITSEEFKNVFTGNEVFPNTQPYAMCYGGHQFGHWAGQLGDGRAINLFETVYQNKNWALQLKGAGETPYSRNADGLAVLRSSIREYLCSEAMYHLGVPTTRALSLALSGDQVLRDVMYDGNPAYEKGAIVCRAAKSFLRFGSYQLFPARGDVKTLKTLVDYTIRNHFSYLGEPSKQTYVAFFKEVAERSLKMVIHWQRVGFVHGVMNTDNMSILGLTIDYGPYGWLEGYDHGWTPNTTDNTHKRYRYGAQPEIVLWNLYQLANALYPLIKEAAPLEAVLENYQEQFPEKYVQMMREKIGLFSSKESDGKLIADLEEVLQKAETDMTIFFRLLATILKEDTVEKAIEKIAKAFYTPSEVVAEIKTSWENWFQNYLERLQSETVSDEERKRKMNAVNPKYVLRNYMAQLAIDDANKNDFSLLNELCTLLKNPYDEQPEYEKWFAKRPEWARNKVGSSMLSCSS; encoded by the coding sequence TTGAATTTCAATATAGAAAATACTTTTACAAACGAATTACCAGCAGACCCAATTCAAGAAAATACAAGAAGACAAGTTGCACAAGCTTGTTTTTCGTATGTAACTCCCCAAAAAACATCCCATCCAAAAATCATACATGTATCGGATACAATGCTAAAAGAATTGGGACTTTCAGAAGCAGACATAACTTCCGAAGAATTTAAGAATGTTTTTACAGGAAATGAAGTATTTCCGAATACCCAACCCTATGCCATGTGTTATGGCGGACACCAGTTCGGGCATTGGGCAGGCCAATTAGGAGATGGTAGAGCCATTAATTTGTTTGAAACAGTTTACCAGAACAAAAATTGGGCATTGCAATTAAAAGGCGCCGGAGAAACTCCCTATTCGAGAAATGCAGACGGATTAGCAGTATTGCGCTCTTCTATTCGAGAGTACTTGTGCAGTGAAGCCATGTATCATTTAGGTGTGCCTACGACAAGAGCATTATCGTTAGCCTTGTCGGGAGATCAAGTACTACGAGATGTGATGTACGATGGAAACCCTGCCTATGAAAAGGGAGCAATTGTGTGCAGAGCAGCCAAATCTTTTTTACGTTTTGGTAGTTACCAACTATTTCCAGCAAGGGGAGATGTAAAAACGTTAAAAACACTGGTCGATTATACCATCAGAAATCATTTTTCTTACCTAGGCGAACCGTCAAAACAAACGTATGTGGCCTTTTTTAAAGAAGTAGCCGAACGTAGTTTGAAGATGGTGATTCATTGGCAACGGGTAGGTTTTGTGCACGGAGTAATGAACACCGACAATATGTCGATTCTCGGATTAACGATTGATTACGGACCTTACGGATGGTTAGAAGGTTATGACCATGGATGGACTCCTAATACCACCGACAATACACACAAACGATACCGATATGGTGCGCAACCAGAAATCGTTTTATGGAATTTATACCAGCTGGCCAATGCGTTGTACCCTTTAATAAAAGAAGCAGCCCCTTTAGAAGCTGTTTTAGAAAATTATCAAGAGCAATTTCCTGAAAAGTATGTACAAATGATGCGAGAAAAAATAGGTCTTTTTTCTTCAAAAGAATCAGATGGAAAATTAATTGCTGACCTTGAAGAAGTGCTTCAAAAAGCAGAAACGGATATGACTATTTTTTTCAGACTGCTGGCAACTATTTTAAAAGAAGATACCGTTGAGAAAGCAATCGAAAAAATAGCAAAAGCATTCTACACGCCTTCAGAAGTTGTAGCCGAAATAAAAACATCTTGGGAAAACTGGTTTCAAAATTATTTGGAAAGATTACAAAGCGAAACTGTTTCAGACGAAGAAAGAAAAAGGAAAATGAATGCAGTTAATCCGAAATACGTACTCCGAAATTACATGGCACAATTAGCCATTGATGACGCAAATAAAAATGATTTTTCATTGTTAAATGAATTATGTACATTGCTAAAAAATCCCTACGATGAACAACCAGAATACGAAAAATGGTTTGCGAAACGACCAGAATGGGCTCGAAATAAAGTAGGAAGCTCTATGTTATCTTGTAGTTCTTAG
- a CDS encoding O-succinylhomoserine sulfhydrylase, which translates to MKQHFETQAIRTQTERSQFSEHSTPLYLTSSFVFDDAEDMRASFAEEKQRNLYSRFSNPNTTEFVNKIVVMEGAEAGYAFATGMAAVFSTFGALLNAGDHIVSCRSVFGSTHSLFTKYLPKWNIETSYFKITEVDKIESLIQPNTKILYAETPTNPAVDILDLELLGNIAKKHNLLLVIDNCFATPYLQNPIKFGADLVIHSATKLIDGQGRVLGGITVGKEELIQEIYLFSRNTGPAMSPFNAWVLSKSLETLAIRVEKHCENALKVAQFLEEHPKVNLVKYPFLTSHPQYEIAKKQMRLGGNIVVFEIKGGIEAGRRFLDSIKMCSLSANLGDTRTIVTHPASTTHSKLSEADRLEVGITDGLVRCSVGLENVQDILNDLQQALNNCLPD; encoded by the coding sequence ATGAAACAACATTTCGAAACCCAAGCCATACGAACGCAAACAGAACGTTCACAGTTTTCAGAACATTCAACCCCTTTATACCTAACTTCAAGTTTTGTATTTGATGATGCCGAAGATATGCGGGCATCGTTTGCCGAAGAAAAGCAGAGAAATCTATACAGTAGGTTTTCAAATCCGAATACCACAGAATTTGTCAATAAAATAGTGGTAATGGAAGGAGCAGAAGCAGGGTATGCTTTTGCCACAGGTATGGCAGCGGTGTTTTCAACTTTTGGCGCTTTGCTAAATGCAGGCGATCATATTGTGTCGTGTCGCTCCGTTTTTGGGTCTACCCACAGCTTATTTACAAAATATTTGCCTAAGTGGAATATCGAGACAAGCTATTTTAAAATTACCGAAGTAGACAAAATTGAAAGCCTGATTCAACCCAATACTAAAATATTGTATGCAGAAACACCAACCAATCCAGCAGTTGATATTTTAGATTTAGAGTTGTTAGGAAACATTGCAAAGAAGCACAATTTACTACTGGTAATCGATAATTGCTTTGCAACCCCTTATTTGCAAAACCCAATTAAGTTTGGAGCAGATTTAGTCATTCATTCGGCAACCAAATTGATAGACGGTCAAGGTCGCGTTTTAGGAGGGATAACCGTTGGTAAAGAGGAGTTGATTCAAGAAATTTATCTGTTTTCTAGAAATACAGGTCCTGCCATGTCACCATTCAATGCCTGGGTATTGTCGAAGAGCCTAGAAACCTTAGCTATACGAGTAGAAAAACATTGTGAAAATGCTTTGAAGGTTGCACAGTTTTTAGAAGAGCATCCAAAAGTAAACTTGGTAAAGTATCCGTTTTTAACATCGCATCCACAGTATGAAATCGCCAAAAAACAAATGCGATTGGGAGGAAATATTGTAGTTTTTGAAATAAAAGGGGGTATTGAAGCAGGACGTAGGTTTTTAGATAGCATAAAAATGTGTTCCTTATCCGCAAACTTAGGAGATACCCGAACCATTGTAACTCATCCTGCCTCAACTACACATAGTAAGTTAAGTGAAGCTGATAGACTAGAGGTAGGAATTACCGATGGATTGGTACGTTGCTCTGTAGGTTTAGAAAACGTACAGGATATTTTGAACGATTTACAGCAGGCATTAAACAACTGTCTGCCAGATTAA